Sequence from the Podarcis raffonei isolate rPodRaf1 chromosome 16, rPodRaf1.pri, whole genome shotgun sequence genome:
ACTGGCAGGTGCCTCCTCATTTGAGACCCAGAATTCTTTCTTCCATGTTTTGACTTTGGGAGCAGAGCTCAGTCTAACCATCCCTCCTGATCCAGTTTCAGAGCCCCCTTGCTCTTTAAGGCACGGGTGGGTTCAGCTCAAAGGCCACACGCTTTCCAATGAGGGTGGGTGTGTTGCATGCCAATGATGGCAGGGCtatgctacattccagccacattaAAAAGGAGGTTTCCCTCAGTcagtagactcttaatctcagggtagtGGGCTCaatccccatgttgggcaaacgattcctgcattgcaggggggttggactagatgacccttgtggtccctccaactctacaattctacgattctacacATGTACCCCcaccttcctcatccagccaggcaATTGAGAGGCAATATTACACTTTGCAGGCCCAATTCCAGCAAGCAAGAGCGCTTGAGGGCAGAAAGGTGGGCAAGTGAAGGGTGAAGCCTGAGGGCGATTCTCGAGGACCAGACAAAAGCAGCCTGAGTAAAACAGGCAGGCATGTGCAAATGTTTTCTAATTTTAAATACATAATTTTTGGAGATGGGTGAATAGATGCGTGCACCATCAGCCCTGAAGAACTAAAAATAGCATACCCAAGGTATTTATCTAAAACACCAATATAAATGGCAGAGGAGGAACAGAGCAAAGAGCAAGATGGAAGGAAAGCTAAAAAATACCCAGCAGTGGAAGACAAAGCAGGAAGAGACGCATGGTTACGCATGGTGGATCACAGCAGCTGCAGGCAGCTCAGAGCAGCaacagactccaactcccatcagccccggtcgGGGTGACCAATGGTCAGTgacgatgggagctggagtccagcaacaccgggggggggggcaggcttccCAGCCCTGTCCTGGAGAAGCAAATGGCACAGAATGCAAAGGTGCAGCTCTCACTCCCCGCTCCAATTCCTCTTCCTCCGGCAGGTTGACAGGCTCATCATCTGCGTCTTCCTCGAGAAGGACGACGAGATCTACAAGGAGATGCTGCCCCGCTTCTTCCCCGTGGGTGagttggcggcagcagcaggaggcctcttCAGGAAAGGAGGATGCTTCCGATAAGGTGCTGGTGGGCCTTCCACAAAAGCTCCAGCTCTTCAAGGGAGGGCGAGAGGGAAAAGCCCTTCGTGGGGGATTCTCACCTCTCCTCCGTTTGTTTCCAGCTTGACCACACTCCTCACGCTCTCCAATGGGGGTAAGAGCTTTCCAGCACCGATTGCAGTGCGGAAACAGGCACAGGGGAGTCTGCATGCGCCGCTTCCCCGGCAGCCAACACGGACTAACCTCTTCCTCGTTTGCTGGATTCCCATTTCACTTAGGGAATCCTGCGATGCGAGAGACCTGTGGCTGGTTCTCCTGGTGTTTCAGTTTACAAGCAGCTATAAAAGGTTCCCCAGCAGAGCAGTGACTTGGAGGAGGGGCAGGGCCTTTCTCTAAATCTCTCCGCCTCCAcctcattctctctcacacaagttACTATTAGCCTGACTTGGGGGAGGTGGGGGTCACTGTTCATGTCTACCCAAACAAGCCAAATACCAACTGTGGCCACTTTAGATTTACTGGGGGCGACACCCATCCCGTCACTGCtccttaagaaaaataaaaacagacacCCCTTCCCATCAGCTTTTAGGCAGAAATAGAAGTAGTGGATCAGTCAACGACAGGTCTCCTGTGACACATGTGCCCTTTAGCCCTTACatgcatgcgcgcgcgcacacacacacacacacacaggcactgcTGCTGGCCTCCAGGGTTAAGAAGTGGACACAGCCAGGACTTATGGGGTCCTTTTCGATCCTGGGAAGGAAGCACAGAGCAGCTCTGCAAAAGCTCCCCACAACAGCCTCAGAATCAGGGTTTGAGTCCATGAGGTTGATAGAGAGGAAGGAGCCAGCAAGCCAGGATCCCCTCCCTCACAGAAAGCATGAAGGATTTAGAGCCCTGGAAGATTGAGAAGGGTTTAAAATGCTTttggcttggggagggggcattttGGGACATACTTGGTTACtgcatttgtgggggtggggaagagaagaaCACCTTAGGGAGTAATGTGGCACACAGTGGTCACAACAGCTGCAGAAATTGCAAGTTCGGGGGAAAACAAGACTAGAAATTGCTGCACGCAGCAAAGAGCACAAACTGAAGCGGCAGCAATGCTAGGAATCCAGGAGGTAGCTGGTGGGGCTGAGGGCCAACCTAACACCTGCAGCACTAACAAAAGCTTGTTGAGTTGGGGGTTTCGTGCTTGTCTAACTGATCactcagtctccccccccccccgctttattgTTGAGGAATGGAAACATTTGCTCCTgcatccttctttttccttcctccccgcTCCCAAAGCTGCAAGACTTACTCCGCCAGCCAGCATGTACATCCCTTGCTTCGAGCCCTGCCCTCTGCATACCCATTGGGCAACTCAGGTCATGCTGATGAAATATGCTGGGCAGAGGGGaggcagcccccagccagcaagcCTGACCTTTGCCTCTTTCTCTTCTCGCCAGATGCCTCGGGGGTCCTGCCCTCCCGCCTCTGAGCTCGCTTTGCATTGACTATCCTACCCCTGCGAAGCACCCCGCTGCAGAATACACCGTGGCTCGGAGGAGGCGCAGTGGTGGTGGGAGAGAACGCCCAGACAAGCGCAACATCCAGGAACTGCTGTTGGAATAAATTCATGTGAAACACACTCCAGTTGCACGCCTTGTGAgattggaaagggggggggcgtcAGAAGAGTGAAGACTCGGCCTTGCAGAGAAGCACAAGCATAACAAAAGGTACCAGCTCACCTGCTCCTCCCCGCCTGAACCTCCAGGGCAGGAGGCAAGCTGGAGCGGCATGTTGCTTGTCTGGAAGGAGCTGGCACTCGCTCCTCACAAGGCTCTCCCCATagtcagcagcaacaacaggaggCAGAAAAGAGTTTTGTGGGAGTAGGAGACGATGGGCTTGGGGAGGTGGGTGATAGTCATGGCATGACTAAGTctagtcactttttaaaaagccctgctctgtatctccttttttaaaaaacaaaagcaaaacccaaACTTTTCTTTAAGAACAAGGATGAGGAAGCCTATGAGGCCCCTTTCAGCTCCTctggggactacagctcccatcatccttggccagtaaccatgttggctggggcggATGAGAGGTGGAGTCCCCAGACCCGCACTTAACAGAAAACTGCTTATAATGCCTTTGGCCTTCTGCTCCCAGGAAGCAGGTGGAGGACACCATattctgcgcgcgcgcgcgcgctctctctctctctctctctctctcacacacacacacacacacacacacacacactgccactgCCCAATTTCAAGATGAACTTTTGTGCTCCAGCCTTTGAATGCACGTCAGAACAAGACACACGGAGAGAGTTGGGAGCTTTCTAGGACCCAGACCCACCTCCAGATCCTGCTGGCAACCAGTCAAACAAGGGCACCAGGGGAATGATGCAAGAGTAACTGCGAGTGTGTCTGTCTGGGCAGCATCTCCACAGCAGGGAAAAGGCAAATCACATGTGTACACCGCACCTCCACCCCCCGCAAACTGCCTCTGAGCAGGGTTGGATTAATTAATTCCTCCATTATCTATTCAGGAGAATCCAAACAGCaattcctctctctcacacatggaGCTCCATAGAGACAGCAGTTGGAAGAGACATGGGTAGATTATGGATCAGCCTAagagtgagtgtgagtgtgtgtgtgcgagagagagagagagagagagagagagagagagagaggagagagagagagagagagagagagaactacagGGAGCATCTGCCAGCAGGATTAGAGGCACCTGCTGCAAGTTGGCAAAGCAGAGAACATGGAGGGTCTGGGCAAAAGCAGTGCCATGCTCCATGCTGTCTGGTCGGAAGCTAGAAACACTCTTTTTTTAAGAAGGCTACACTTCCTCAcgtgaggggggaaatgcatccaACCCAATACATCGCCACATACCCCCCTCAGATTTAAATTGGTACAATTCAGGAAGTCCTTTACCACAAGTAAGGGATTTTCTGAATGTGTAGGATACACACAAGCACAATGGCTCATACAAATGTGTGTGCCCATCACACCAAGAGGCACACAAACAGACTCTTCACAAAGCAAGGAGACTCTTCCAGTGAAGCAACACAACACTGGCGACAAAGACAGGGACCCCCTTTCCCGGTCCTGCAATTAGAGGCTTCCTGTTTGAAGAGACAGTTGCTAACCAAGCACTGAGTCAGCTGCTGAGGTGCCTCCCCCCAAGTCCCATAGCAACAGTGGCACAGCCAccattctgggtcatgtgcctaGCCAGGTTCCAATTCCACGTCTCCCATGAAAAACCTTCTCTTGGCTCAGCTCTACCAACGAACCTCACtctccactttaaaaaaataacacagtGGATGATTGCATTCCGAGGGAAGCCAAATTCTCAGCTGATAGAAAAACTGGTGATTTACTaaagttcttaaaaaaaacaaaaaccctgcagaTTCATTATACATTCCAAGAAAAAAAGTGGCAAGGAGTCTGGTGACAGGTTGTGGGGCAGGAAAATATGCAAGATTACAGTTAAGATAGGTGGAAGACAGGTCACTGTGAATACACTAAACTACTGGTCCCTGAACATCTGGAATCTCTACCCATCCCTCCTCTGCTTTCCAGGACTTTACCAGATGCTGTAtacctatttctttttttaaaaaaaaatatttgcagccTTCAGGAGTAGAATCTCTCCACTTAAGTGATTCAACAGAATCTGCACTGGCACACACTGAACCCTCATGATGATCCTTTAGAAAAACCATCACTTGCTCACtcgcttttttggggtgggggtttgtACCAAAGCAAATCAATCATTGCTCACTCTATGAGGacagaaaagaggaggaagagaaaggttgcacccagtgctttttttctgggtgaCGCagaggtacacatacccctaaacattttgtaaatctttgtatttttgtccatttactgtatttattttccccgatttgaactataaaatggtgattttcttgagtcaaaatgagagtacccctaaacattttttttagaaaaaaagcactggttccacCCCATAAAAGCCCTAGAGAGAAGCTACAGGCAAGGTAGATTGTTTCACCGGCATCCCCTTTAATAAAACACAGAAGAGTGTGAgtgtaacaacaaaaaagaggaaaaatataataataacaaaccaAGTGAGCGAGATGGCAGCAAGAGCAATCACCATTTACAACCACAGACGATGCTGCCCGGCGGATGGGCAGGGAAACACGGGCGAGAAAGACAATGCGAGGcagagaggaagaaggggggggctTGGTGCACCGGCCAGACTGCCTCCCCCCGCCTCTCCTCTATTTATACAGGATGTCGTAGTGTCCCGGTCTGTACAGTAGATACACTTTGGGCTCCGAGCCCTCAGGGAAGATGTGGGGGTTGGTGGTGCCGCCCTCACCCCGGTCCATGTATTCCACCTGAATGGAGACGTTGAGAGCCTGGGCCAGCGCAATGATGTGGATGTGGTCGCTTTCCTTGCACATGGGCTCCACCTCctggaaaagagaggaaaggcaCACAGAGCTGTTTACGCCCCTTGACAGTACCCACTTGAAAAAGATTAAGGCACCTTGCAAGGCTCTGAAATCCCCACCTGAGCTGCCCTGCCCAGACCAGCCCCTCTCAGATTCCATGCACCCAAGCTATTCTGTGATCATGAGTCCTAGAAACCTAACTTTAATAATGAAGAAAAGCAACCTGGAGATTTCAAAGTTGCCAAGCAAGACACTAGATGCTAAGCTCTGTACTCGATGCAGTGATCTCACCCAGGTGGACTGTCCACGCTGCATCTTGCAggccaagggccagatagagaaccGCACTGAACGCATGCAGATACCAGAATCCTCACCTCAGCAAAGGCTGGATACACACGACACTAAACACCCCAACTGCTCCTGTGTTTGAATACCCAGAAGTCCATGGGTTAGCCGCCGCCACCCCTTGCTTAAAATAAGCTATCTTTGCTTGGGGGGGCGGTTCATTCCTGCCACACTTGTGGTACAGTAGAACATTCTCTGATTATTTAACCTGAGGGAGTTGGCAGGCCTTCAGGGAGCAAAGGGGCTAATGCTCTTCCCCCTGAGATACATATTATGTTAGGGTCCACCCTATTATTGGGGCAGCAGTTTTGTCCTGGGACCCCTCAGggtgaagggcaagtaataaACTGAATGACTGGTGAAAACAACAGAATGAGGGAAAGAGCCTGCTTACAAGACTTGTGCAGTCTGCCACTACTGAGCCCTCTCAACGGCCAGTTTTAAGCAGACTCTACCTAGATGTTCCTCCCCTTTTCAATGTGTGCTAGAACTAGGATTCCcagaaaaggaaagcagaaatgtttgAAAGCTTCATAGGGAAACTACAGCTATGCAGACTCGCAGACCCTGCCAAGAAAGATCTGTATGGCCAAAGCAGAATGGTCACTTCAAGAGGAAAGGAAGGGCCAGTGGAGTGAATGGaaagtgtatgtgtatgtgtgtgtgtaaaaatttttgTCTCATCCGGCTCAGAGATGTCCTTCCCCTGCCTCCACGCTCCTGACCTGCTGGCAAAACTCTTTTATGCTGCGTCCTCCCTCGATGAAGTGCTCAAAGAACTTGTTCTCGCGTTGCAGGTACCCAGAAGTGAGCAGCCGCAGGTACACAACAAGGTAATCCGAGGTGCTCTGGTCGTTGAAAGAGGCCAGCAGGTCTGAAACCGTGGTTTGCTTCTCCACTTGTTCTATCAGATCCATAAACTACAgggattaaagagagagagagataaggtcAAAGAAAAGCACCCACAGCTGGCTGTGTAAGCCAGTGATGAGGAAACAGTGGGGAAGGGCTTTAACTTGGTGGCACATCATCAGACTCATTTATTAATATTTCAAAACTCTGAGCGGTGCGCCATATAAAACAAACAACgtatcattaaaacaaaacacaaacctaAAACCACAAAGAGagcaatacaaaaacacacaataGCAAGCAAAACAAGTTCAGAGGCCTCAAACATATGAAATCTTATAGGTCTGGGAAAGTCTGGGCAGAAAGAAACATCTTCACTAGatgtacagaaggtcccaggttcaagctcTAGCAGCACCAGGAAGGACCGGGAAAGGCTCCTGGTCTGAATacctggagagttgctgtcagtcagtgtagacaacacagaGCTAGAAGAACCAagggcttcctatgttccttcagATGCCCATCTTcccttcaacaacatctggagggcctgacGGTCTCCCCACCCCTGGTATCTTGGGAGGTACGGCTGGCACCAGGGTCTCCCTGGCAAAGTACTGCTTGCTGCCCCAACAGGGGAGGGGCCCCTGTGGTGACGCTGGAGCCGCGATTTACAGCAGCCACTTGTGAGCCATCCATCCTTTTgattttcccagaatgccccactgtAGCGGCATAAAACAGCAGACACCTGGGAGCCACCTGCTGCCAAAGACAAAGAGGATCCGGGAGGCTGGACAGGCACTTGGGAGGCCCGCGTGTGTTTTAAGCACCAATACTACTTGCACTTGGAAAGATGCAGAAGGGGGCAACTGAAGTGCACAATGGAGTGCAGCACCATGCTAACAAAGAAAGGTTGAGGTTTGTGACTAGTGAAACACAGACAGTGAAGTCCATTTATTCCCAAATTCTTCCAATCTCAAACTTATCGCTCAAGTTTCCTGTCCCCACCCCTCCCCTTCATGGCCTTAGCACAGGCGTCGGGGATATTTTCCAGCCCAAGAGCTGCAATCCTTTCTAAACAATCTTCCATGGAACGCCTGCCAgtagtgggcggggccagaggcaaaagtggacagagcaacaaatgtgaatacAGGTAACTGGCAAGTTATGCTTTCAGTGTTATGCACTCAgcaatcaatcaaccaatcaatcaattaaaaaaatggaGCAAAAAGTGGATGggtgtttggggggggaaggaactTTGTTAATTGCACCTGCCATTGCATCCAGTGTGTTTTTACTATATttgattttggctttatgcactCCCTGTAACATAACCCCTCTGTAAGCTGAGAGTCACCTGCAttgcttttgtacagtaggctggttttACACACAAACCCCCTCTCTACCCAGGAGACTAAGGGCCATTAtctgagttcaaggacatattccagacaggcaaaaaaaATTATAGAGGGCAAAAACTtccaaggagggtgtgaagtgtggcctgaggagagtcccaagggccaggcagagaggaccagaaggctgcatttggcctgaggtttcccaccctggCTTACCGTGTTGTGGAAGTCCTCAATGGTGAATTCCGTGAAGCCCTGCGAAACCAACACTTCCTTGCTTTTGGCAGCCACCTCTTTGAAGCTGTGTACagtaaaaaaaacaagtacagaaTAAGTAATTCTAGTAAAGCAAGAATCTTTGCACTGCAAATGCCAATAACCCAATGGTTTGAGAACTGCCAAGTATACTTTCATTGACAGCGCTGACCACCCCCCTGCATCCCAAGAGACTCCCTTATCCAAGATGTAGCCAGTAGGTTATTTTGATCTGCAGAGAAGCTTCTCCTTCCAGTTCCAGAGAGATCAGAAGCCCCCTCCgcagtaactcagagcagggc
This genomic interval carries:
- the OTUB1 gene encoding ubiquitin thioesterase OTUB1 isoform X2, with the protein product MAQQDRIQQEIAVQNPLVSERMELSVLYKEYADDDHVYQQKIKDLLQKYAFIRKTRPDGNCFYRAFGFSHLEALLEDGKELQRFKEVAAKSKEVLVSQGFTEFTIEDFHNTFMDLIEQVEKQTTVSDLLASFNDQSTSDYLVVYLRLLTSGYLQRENKFFEHFIEGGRSIKEFCQQEVEPMCKESDHIHIIALAQALNVSIQVEYMDRGEGGTTNPHIFPEGSEPKVYLLYRPGHYDILYK
- the OTUB1 gene encoding ubiquitin thioesterase OTUB1 isoform X1, with the translated sequence MAAEEPQQQPEPLGGDTDGVNCLAYDEAIMAQQDRIQQEIAVQNPLVSERMELSVLYKEYADDDHVYQQKIKDLLQKYAFIRKTRPDGNCFYRAFGFSHLEALLEDGKELQRFKEVAAKSKEVLVSQGFTEFTIEDFHNTFMDLIEQVEKQTTVSDLLASFNDQSTSDYLVVYLRLLTSGYLQRENKFFEHFIEGGRSIKEFCQQEVEPMCKESDHIHIIALAQALNVSIQVEYMDRGEGGTTNPHIFPEGSEPKVYLLYRPGHYDILYK